A region of Lycium barbarum isolate Lr01 chromosome 1, ASM1917538v2, whole genome shotgun sequence DNA encodes the following proteins:
- the LOC132598943 gene encoding sister chromatid cohesion protein PDS5 homolog D isoform X3 yields the protein MAASCSSCTASLEEELTAYGIQLMNPPSSTDELFNLLHKVESILIMVGQRPSDSTRSALQPVMKALIGNELLSHMNEDVKVSVVSCITELCRITAPQHPYDNDKQMKEILQHTVMALKKLSDVSGRSYYAVVKILESVAKLRACVMLLDLEYDTLVIEIFKLFLGIIRPYHPHNVFTKMEEIMTQLIEDSDELSVELLWPLLDSVKKENQIASPVSSKLGEKVLEDCAAIVKPYLAEALMSMSLNLDDCAEIVASICNEIPKGQEMMANENAPDTVHPVKVGPSEAKFFEPALQDDTHREKLKDACRTNIMKPDNPEDVQPATNAEVVSRSNKLTGSSGQRCSASKNPDIISGSHGHWGPPKKKESPTNEDDHLGVLVPAGDVSQSQVKKKDSLHLGLTSGERTKGPLCAKRKRGRDSRKIESVSNCDRESKSEFSIKNEEGNIKEKEPSLQQIDGMKQQNNEFAIKIHNIEESGDKVDTRTATKLSDRDENHLNKCTNYKSGRKSATGKHEDSKRPRTIKDHGEELVGARIKVWWPLDDAFYEAVISSFDPVKKKHKVVYVDGVVAHLTLQKERWEMLEDNSSQKVDTHRKQLKDTSASGIKQKKKKKKTNIKVHNIEESGDKDSKRPRTIKDYGEELVGARIKVWWPLDEKFYEATISSFDPVKRKHEVVYVDGVVERLTLHKELWEMLEDNSSQKVDTHRKQLKDTSSSGIKQKKKKKKTNIKVHNIEEHGDKDSKRPRIIKDYGEELVGARIKVWWPLDEKFYEATISSFDPVKRKHEVLYVDGIVEILSLHKERWEMLEDNSSQKDHGIDFQGLAVSSVTYLR from the exons ATGGCTGCTTCTTGTTCTTCCTGTACTGCTTCACTGGAAGAGGAGCTCACAGCTTATGGAATTCAGCTCATGAATCCTCCCTCTTCCACTGATGAGCTCTTCAACCTTCTTCAT AAAGTTGAATCCATATTGATAATGGTGGGTCAACGCCCTTCTGATTCGACGAGAAGCGCACTTCAACCTGTAATGAAAGCATTAATTGGCAATGAGCTTTTGAGCCATATGAACGAAGATGTCAAAGTTTCAGTTGTCTCTTGTATCACTGAACTTTGTAGAATAACTGCCCCGCAGCACCCTTATGATAATGATAAACAAATGAAG GAAATTCTCCAGCATACTGTAATGGCATTGAAAAAGTTATCTGATGTTTCTGGCCGCAGTTACTATGCGGTGGTGAAAATTCTTGAAAGTGTTGCTAAATTAAGGGCCTGTGTGATGTTATTGGACCTTGAATATGACACTTTAGTTATCGAGATATTCAAACTTTTCCTCGGGATCATCAG GCCCTATCATCCTCATAATGTATTCACTAAGATGGAGGAAATCATGACTCAGCTCATAGAAGACAGTGATGAACTCTCAGTAGAGCTTCTATGGCCCCTTCTTGATAGTGTCAAAAAGGAAAATCAG ATTGCTTCACCAGTTTCATCAAAATTGGGGGAGAAAGTCCTGGAAGACTGTGCTGCCATTGTTAAACCTTATCTTGCAGAAGCCTTGATGTCAATGAGCTTAAATCTTGATGATTGTGCTGAAATTGTTGCCTCAATATGCAATGAAATTCCAAAAGGACAAGAAATG atGGCAAATGAAAATGCACCTGATACTGTACATCCTGTAAAAGTTGGTCCGTCCGAAGCTAAATTTTTTGAGCCAGCACTGCAGGATGACACTCACAGGGAGAAGCTAAAGGATGCTTGTAGAACAAACATCATGAAACCTGACAATCCAGAAGATGTGCAACCAGCAACAAATGCAGAAGTAGTTTCAAGGAGTAATAAACTTACAGGTAGTAGTGGCCAGCGTTGTTCGGCATCCAAAAATCCTGATATTATCAGTGGAAGTCATGGTCATTGGGGTCCACCCAAGAAAAAAGAGAGCCCGACAAATGAGGATGATCACCTGGGTGTGTTAGTTCCAGCAGGAGATGTGTCACAATCCCAAGTCAAGAAAAAAGATTCTCTTCATTTAGGTCTCACCTCGGGAGAGAGAACCAAGGGCCCCCTATGTGCCAAAAGAAAACGAGGAAGGGACTCAAGGAAGATTGAGTCTGTTTCCAATTGTGATAGAGAGAGCAAATCtgaatttagcataaaaaatgAAGAAGGAAACATCAAGGAAAAGGAGCCATCACTGCAACAAATTGATGGAATGAAACAGCAGAACAACGAATTTGCTATTAAGATACACAATATTGAAGAATCTGGAGATAAGGTTGACACCCGGACA GCTACTAAACTATCAGACAGAGATGAAAACCACTTAAACAAATGTACTAATTATAAATCCGGGAGGAAGTCGGCTACAGGGAAGCATGAG GATTCTAAAAGGCCTCGTACCATTAAAGATCATGGTGAAGAACTGGTTGGCGCTAGAATAAAAGTTTGGTGGCCATTGGATGATGC GTTTTATGAGGCAGTCATTTCTTCTTTTGATCCTGTGAAAAAGAAACATAAG GTTGTATATGTTGATGGTGTGGTAGCACACTTGACTCTACAAAAAGAACGATGGGAGATGCTTGAAGACAATTCATCTCAAAAG GTTGATACGCACAGGAAGCAGCTAAAGGATACTTCTGCTTCTGGAATTaaacagaagaagaagaagaagaaaactaaTATTAAAGTGCACAATATTGAAGAATCTGGAGATAAG GACTCTAAAAGGCCTCGTACCATCAAAGATTACGGTGAAGAACTGGTTGGCGCTAGAATAAAAGTTTGGTGGCCATTGGATGAAAA GTTTTACGAGGCAACCATTTCTTCTTTTGATCCTGTGAAAAGGAAACATGAG GTTGTATATGTTGATGGTGTGGTAGAACGCTTGACTCTACATAAAGAACTATGGGAGATGCTTGAAGACAATTCATCTCAAAAG GTTGATACGCACAGGAAGCAGCTAaaggatacttcttcttctggAATTaaacagaagaagaagaagaagaaaactaaTATTAAAGTGCACAATATTGAAGAACATGGAGATAAG GACTCTAAAAGGCCTCGTATCATCAAAGATTACGGTGAAGAACTGGTTGGCGCTAGAATAAAAGTTTGGTGGCCATTGGATGAAAA GTTTTACGAGGCAACCATTTCTTCTTTTGATCCTGTGAAAAGGAAACATGAG GTTTTATATGTTGATGGTATTGTAGAAATCTTGTCTCTACATAAAGAACGATGGGAGATGCTTGAAGACAATTCATCTCAAAAG GACCATGGAATAGACTTTCAAGGCCTTGCTGTTTCATCTGTTAC GTATCTAAGATAG
- the LOC132598943 gene encoding sister chromatid cohesion protein PDS5 homolog E isoform X4, producing the protein MAASCSSCTASLEEELTAYGIQLMNPPSSTDELFNLLHKVESILIMVGQRPSDSTRSALQPVMKALIGNELLSHMNEDVKVSVVSCITELCRITAPQHPYDNDKQMKEILQHTVMALKKLSDVSGRSYYAVVKILESVAKLRACVMLLDLEYDTLVIEIFKLFLGIIRPYHPHNVFTKMEEIMTQLIEDSDELSVELLWPLLDSVKKENQIASPVSSKLGEKVLEDCAAIVKPYLAEALMSMSLNLDDCAEIVASICNEIPKGQEMMANENAPDTVHPVKVGPSEAKFFEPALQDDTHREKLKDACRTNIMKPDNPEDVQPATNAEVVSRSNKLTGSSGQRCSASKNPDIISGSHGHWGPPKKKESPTNEDDHLGVLVPAGDVSQSQVKKKDSLHLGLTSGERTKGPLCAKRKRGRDSRKIESVSNCDRESKSEFSIKNEEGNIKEKEPSLQQIDGMKQQNNEFAIKIHNIEESGDKVDTRTATKLSDRDENHLNKCTNYKSGRKSATGKHEDSKRPRTIKDHGEELVGARIKVWWPLDDAFYEAVISSFDPVKKKHKVVYVDGVVAHLTLQKERWEMLEDNSSQKVDTHRKQLKDTSASGIKQKKKKKKTNIKVHNIEESGDKDSKRPRTIKDYGEELVGARIKVWWPLDEKFYEATISSFDPVKRKHEVVYVDGVVERLTLHKELWEMLEDNSSQKDSKRPRIIKDYGEELVGARIKVWWPLDEKFYEATISSFDPVKRKHEVLYVDGIVEILSLHKERWEMLEDNSSQKDHGIDFQGLAVSSVTLSDTTPPLKTYFRRK; encoded by the exons ATGGCTGCTTCTTGTTCTTCCTGTACTGCTTCACTGGAAGAGGAGCTCACAGCTTATGGAATTCAGCTCATGAATCCTCCCTCTTCCACTGATGAGCTCTTCAACCTTCTTCAT AAAGTTGAATCCATATTGATAATGGTGGGTCAACGCCCTTCTGATTCGACGAGAAGCGCACTTCAACCTGTAATGAAAGCATTAATTGGCAATGAGCTTTTGAGCCATATGAACGAAGATGTCAAAGTTTCAGTTGTCTCTTGTATCACTGAACTTTGTAGAATAACTGCCCCGCAGCACCCTTATGATAATGATAAACAAATGAAG GAAATTCTCCAGCATACTGTAATGGCATTGAAAAAGTTATCTGATGTTTCTGGCCGCAGTTACTATGCGGTGGTGAAAATTCTTGAAAGTGTTGCTAAATTAAGGGCCTGTGTGATGTTATTGGACCTTGAATATGACACTTTAGTTATCGAGATATTCAAACTTTTCCTCGGGATCATCAG GCCCTATCATCCTCATAATGTATTCACTAAGATGGAGGAAATCATGACTCAGCTCATAGAAGACAGTGATGAACTCTCAGTAGAGCTTCTATGGCCCCTTCTTGATAGTGTCAAAAAGGAAAATCAG ATTGCTTCACCAGTTTCATCAAAATTGGGGGAGAAAGTCCTGGAAGACTGTGCTGCCATTGTTAAACCTTATCTTGCAGAAGCCTTGATGTCAATGAGCTTAAATCTTGATGATTGTGCTGAAATTGTTGCCTCAATATGCAATGAAATTCCAAAAGGACAAGAAATG atGGCAAATGAAAATGCACCTGATACTGTACATCCTGTAAAAGTTGGTCCGTCCGAAGCTAAATTTTTTGAGCCAGCACTGCAGGATGACACTCACAGGGAGAAGCTAAAGGATGCTTGTAGAACAAACATCATGAAACCTGACAATCCAGAAGATGTGCAACCAGCAACAAATGCAGAAGTAGTTTCAAGGAGTAATAAACTTACAGGTAGTAGTGGCCAGCGTTGTTCGGCATCCAAAAATCCTGATATTATCAGTGGAAGTCATGGTCATTGGGGTCCACCCAAGAAAAAAGAGAGCCCGACAAATGAGGATGATCACCTGGGTGTGTTAGTTCCAGCAGGAGATGTGTCACAATCCCAAGTCAAGAAAAAAGATTCTCTTCATTTAGGTCTCACCTCGGGAGAGAGAACCAAGGGCCCCCTATGTGCCAAAAGAAAACGAGGAAGGGACTCAAGGAAGATTGAGTCTGTTTCCAATTGTGATAGAGAGAGCAAATCtgaatttagcataaaaaatgAAGAAGGAAACATCAAGGAAAAGGAGCCATCACTGCAACAAATTGATGGAATGAAACAGCAGAACAACGAATTTGCTATTAAGATACACAATATTGAAGAATCTGGAGATAAGGTTGACACCCGGACA GCTACTAAACTATCAGACAGAGATGAAAACCACTTAAACAAATGTACTAATTATAAATCCGGGAGGAAGTCGGCTACAGGGAAGCATGAG GATTCTAAAAGGCCTCGTACCATTAAAGATCATGGTGAAGAACTGGTTGGCGCTAGAATAAAAGTTTGGTGGCCATTGGATGATGC GTTTTATGAGGCAGTCATTTCTTCTTTTGATCCTGTGAAAAAGAAACATAAG GTTGTATATGTTGATGGTGTGGTAGCACACTTGACTCTACAAAAAGAACGATGGGAGATGCTTGAAGACAATTCATCTCAAAAG GTTGATACGCACAGGAAGCAGCTAAAGGATACTTCTGCTTCTGGAATTaaacagaagaagaagaagaagaaaactaaTATTAAAGTGCACAATATTGAAGAATCTGGAGATAAG GACTCTAAAAGGCCTCGTACCATCAAAGATTACGGTGAAGAACTGGTTGGCGCTAGAATAAAAGTTTGGTGGCCATTGGATGAAAA GTTTTACGAGGCAACCATTTCTTCTTTTGATCCTGTGAAAAGGAAACATGAG GTTGTATATGTTGATGGTGTGGTAGAACGCTTGACTCTACATAAAGAACTATGGGAGATGCTTGAAGACAATTCATCTCAAAAG GACTCTAAAAGGCCTCGTATCATCAAAGATTACGGTGAAGAACTGGTTGGCGCTAGAATAAAAGTTTGGTGGCCATTGGATGAAAA GTTTTACGAGGCAACCATTTCTTCTTTTGATCCTGTGAAAAGGAAACATGAG GTTTTATATGTTGATGGTATTGTAGAAATCTTGTCTCTACATAAAGAACGATGGGAGATGCTTGAAGACAATTCATCTCAAAAG GACCATGGAATAGACTTTCAAGGCCTTGCTGTTTCATCTGTTAC GCTAAGTGATACAACACCACCCCTGAAGACTTATTTTAGAAGAAAGTGA
- the LOC132598943 gene encoding sister chromatid cohesion protein PDS5 homolog D isoform X1 yields MAASCSSCTASLEEELTAYGIQLMNPPSSTDELFNLLHKVESILIMVGQRPSDSTRSALQPVMKALIGNELLSHMNEDVKVSVVSCITELCRITAPQHPYDNDKQMKEILQHTVMALKKLSDVSGRSYYAVVKILESVAKLRACVMLLDLEYDTLVIEIFKLFLGIIRPYHPHNVFTKMEEIMTQLIEDSDELSVELLWPLLDSVKKENQIASPVSSKLGEKVLEDCAAIVKPYLAEALMSMSLNLDDCAEIVASICNEIPKGQEMMANENAPDTVHPVKVGPSEAKFFEPALQDDTHREKLKDACRTNIMKPDNPEDVQPATNAEVVSRSNKLTGSSGQRCSASKNPDIISGSHGHWGPPKKKESPTNEDDHLGVLVPAGDVSQSQVKKKDSLHLGLTSGERTKGPLCAKRKRGRDSRKIESVSNCDRESKSEFSIKNEEGNIKEKEPSLQQIDGMKQQNNEFAIKIHNIEESGDKVDTRTATKLSDRDENHLNKCTNYKSGRKSATGKHEDSKRPRTIKDHGEELVGARIKVWWPLDDAFYEAVISSFDPVKKKHKVVYVDGVVAHLTLQKERWEMLEDNSSQKVDTHRKQLKDTSASGIKQKKKKKKTNIKVHNIEESGDKDSKRPRTIKDYGEELVGARIKVWWPLDEKFYEATISSFDPVKRKHEVVYVDGVVERLTLHKELWEMLEDNSSQKVDTHRKQLKDTSSSGIKQKKKKKKTNIKVHNIEEHGDKDSKRPRIIKDYGEELVGARIKVWWPLDEKFYEATISSFDPVKRKHEVLYVDGIVEILSLHKERWEMLEDNSSQKDHGIDFQGLAVSSVTLSDTTPPLKTYFRRK; encoded by the exons ATGGCTGCTTCTTGTTCTTCCTGTACTGCTTCACTGGAAGAGGAGCTCACAGCTTATGGAATTCAGCTCATGAATCCTCCCTCTTCCACTGATGAGCTCTTCAACCTTCTTCAT AAAGTTGAATCCATATTGATAATGGTGGGTCAACGCCCTTCTGATTCGACGAGAAGCGCACTTCAACCTGTAATGAAAGCATTAATTGGCAATGAGCTTTTGAGCCATATGAACGAAGATGTCAAAGTTTCAGTTGTCTCTTGTATCACTGAACTTTGTAGAATAACTGCCCCGCAGCACCCTTATGATAATGATAAACAAATGAAG GAAATTCTCCAGCATACTGTAATGGCATTGAAAAAGTTATCTGATGTTTCTGGCCGCAGTTACTATGCGGTGGTGAAAATTCTTGAAAGTGTTGCTAAATTAAGGGCCTGTGTGATGTTATTGGACCTTGAATATGACACTTTAGTTATCGAGATATTCAAACTTTTCCTCGGGATCATCAG GCCCTATCATCCTCATAATGTATTCACTAAGATGGAGGAAATCATGACTCAGCTCATAGAAGACAGTGATGAACTCTCAGTAGAGCTTCTATGGCCCCTTCTTGATAGTGTCAAAAAGGAAAATCAG ATTGCTTCACCAGTTTCATCAAAATTGGGGGAGAAAGTCCTGGAAGACTGTGCTGCCATTGTTAAACCTTATCTTGCAGAAGCCTTGATGTCAATGAGCTTAAATCTTGATGATTGTGCTGAAATTGTTGCCTCAATATGCAATGAAATTCCAAAAGGACAAGAAATG atGGCAAATGAAAATGCACCTGATACTGTACATCCTGTAAAAGTTGGTCCGTCCGAAGCTAAATTTTTTGAGCCAGCACTGCAGGATGACACTCACAGGGAGAAGCTAAAGGATGCTTGTAGAACAAACATCATGAAACCTGACAATCCAGAAGATGTGCAACCAGCAACAAATGCAGAAGTAGTTTCAAGGAGTAATAAACTTACAGGTAGTAGTGGCCAGCGTTGTTCGGCATCCAAAAATCCTGATATTATCAGTGGAAGTCATGGTCATTGGGGTCCACCCAAGAAAAAAGAGAGCCCGACAAATGAGGATGATCACCTGGGTGTGTTAGTTCCAGCAGGAGATGTGTCACAATCCCAAGTCAAGAAAAAAGATTCTCTTCATTTAGGTCTCACCTCGGGAGAGAGAACCAAGGGCCCCCTATGTGCCAAAAGAAAACGAGGAAGGGACTCAAGGAAGATTGAGTCTGTTTCCAATTGTGATAGAGAGAGCAAATCtgaatttagcataaaaaatgAAGAAGGAAACATCAAGGAAAAGGAGCCATCACTGCAACAAATTGATGGAATGAAACAGCAGAACAACGAATTTGCTATTAAGATACACAATATTGAAGAATCTGGAGATAAGGTTGACACCCGGACA GCTACTAAACTATCAGACAGAGATGAAAACCACTTAAACAAATGTACTAATTATAAATCCGGGAGGAAGTCGGCTACAGGGAAGCATGAG GATTCTAAAAGGCCTCGTACCATTAAAGATCATGGTGAAGAACTGGTTGGCGCTAGAATAAAAGTTTGGTGGCCATTGGATGATGC GTTTTATGAGGCAGTCATTTCTTCTTTTGATCCTGTGAAAAAGAAACATAAG GTTGTATATGTTGATGGTGTGGTAGCACACTTGACTCTACAAAAAGAACGATGGGAGATGCTTGAAGACAATTCATCTCAAAAG GTTGATACGCACAGGAAGCAGCTAAAGGATACTTCTGCTTCTGGAATTaaacagaagaagaagaagaagaaaactaaTATTAAAGTGCACAATATTGAAGAATCTGGAGATAAG GACTCTAAAAGGCCTCGTACCATCAAAGATTACGGTGAAGAACTGGTTGGCGCTAGAATAAAAGTTTGGTGGCCATTGGATGAAAA GTTTTACGAGGCAACCATTTCTTCTTTTGATCCTGTGAAAAGGAAACATGAG GTTGTATATGTTGATGGTGTGGTAGAACGCTTGACTCTACATAAAGAACTATGGGAGATGCTTGAAGACAATTCATCTCAAAAG GTTGATACGCACAGGAAGCAGCTAaaggatacttcttcttctggAATTaaacagaagaagaagaagaagaaaactaaTATTAAAGTGCACAATATTGAAGAACATGGAGATAAG GACTCTAAAAGGCCTCGTATCATCAAAGATTACGGTGAAGAACTGGTTGGCGCTAGAATAAAAGTTTGGTGGCCATTGGATGAAAA GTTTTACGAGGCAACCATTTCTTCTTTTGATCCTGTGAAAAGGAAACATGAG GTTTTATATGTTGATGGTATTGTAGAAATCTTGTCTCTACATAAAGAACGATGGGAGATGCTTGAAGACAATTCATCTCAAAAG GACCATGGAATAGACTTTCAAGGCCTTGCTGTTTCATCTGTTAC GCTAAGTGATACAACACCACCCCTGAAGACTTATTTTAGAAGAAAGTGA
- the LOC132598943 gene encoding sister chromatid cohesion protein PDS5 homolog C isoform X2: MAASCSSCTASLEEELTAYGIQLMNPPSSTDELFNLLHKVESILIMVGQRPSDSTRSALQPVMKALIGNELLSHMNEDVKVSVVSCITELCRITAPQHPYDNDKQMKEILQHTVMALKKLSDVSGRSYYAVVKILESVAKLRACVMLLDLEYDTLVIEIFKLFLGIIRPYHPHNVFTKMEEIMTQLIEDSDELSVELLWPLLDSVKKENQIASPVSSKLGEKVLEDCAAIVKPYLAEALMSMSLNLDDCAEIVASICNEIPKGQEMMANENAPDTVHPVKVGPSEAKFFEPALQDDTHREKLKDACRTNIMKPDNPEDVQPATNAEVVSRSNKLTGSSGQRCSASKNPDIISGSHGHWGPPKKKESPTNEDDHLGVLVPAGDVSQSQVKKKDSLHLGLTSGERTKGPLCAKRKRGRDSRKIESVSNCDRESKSEFSIKNEEGNIKEKEPSLQQIDGMKQQNNEFAIKIHNIEESGDKATKLSDRDENHLNKCTNYKSGRKSATGKHEDSKRPRTIKDHGEELVGARIKVWWPLDDAFYEAVISSFDPVKKKHKVVYVDGVVAHLTLQKERWEMLEDNSSQKVDTHRKQLKDTSASGIKQKKKKKKTNIKVHNIEESGDKDSKRPRTIKDYGEELVGARIKVWWPLDEKFYEATISSFDPVKRKHEVVYVDGVVERLTLHKELWEMLEDNSSQKVDTHRKQLKDTSSSGIKQKKKKKKTNIKVHNIEEHGDKDSKRPRIIKDYGEELVGARIKVWWPLDEKFYEATISSFDPVKRKHEVLYVDGIVEILSLHKERWEMLEDNSSQKDHGIDFQGLAVSSVTLSDTTPPLKTYFRRK, translated from the exons ATGGCTGCTTCTTGTTCTTCCTGTACTGCTTCACTGGAAGAGGAGCTCACAGCTTATGGAATTCAGCTCATGAATCCTCCCTCTTCCACTGATGAGCTCTTCAACCTTCTTCAT AAAGTTGAATCCATATTGATAATGGTGGGTCAACGCCCTTCTGATTCGACGAGAAGCGCACTTCAACCTGTAATGAAAGCATTAATTGGCAATGAGCTTTTGAGCCATATGAACGAAGATGTCAAAGTTTCAGTTGTCTCTTGTATCACTGAACTTTGTAGAATAACTGCCCCGCAGCACCCTTATGATAATGATAAACAAATGAAG GAAATTCTCCAGCATACTGTAATGGCATTGAAAAAGTTATCTGATGTTTCTGGCCGCAGTTACTATGCGGTGGTGAAAATTCTTGAAAGTGTTGCTAAATTAAGGGCCTGTGTGATGTTATTGGACCTTGAATATGACACTTTAGTTATCGAGATATTCAAACTTTTCCTCGGGATCATCAG GCCCTATCATCCTCATAATGTATTCACTAAGATGGAGGAAATCATGACTCAGCTCATAGAAGACAGTGATGAACTCTCAGTAGAGCTTCTATGGCCCCTTCTTGATAGTGTCAAAAAGGAAAATCAG ATTGCTTCACCAGTTTCATCAAAATTGGGGGAGAAAGTCCTGGAAGACTGTGCTGCCATTGTTAAACCTTATCTTGCAGAAGCCTTGATGTCAATGAGCTTAAATCTTGATGATTGTGCTGAAATTGTTGCCTCAATATGCAATGAAATTCCAAAAGGACAAGAAATG atGGCAAATGAAAATGCACCTGATACTGTACATCCTGTAAAAGTTGGTCCGTCCGAAGCTAAATTTTTTGAGCCAGCACTGCAGGATGACACTCACAGGGAGAAGCTAAAGGATGCTTGTAGAACAAACATCATGAAACCTGACAATCCAGAAGATGTGCAACCAGCAACAAATGCAGAAGTAGTTTCAAGGAGTAATAAACTTACAGGTAGTAGTGGCCAGCGTTGTTCGGCATCCAAAAATCCTGATATTATCAGTGGAAGTCATGGTCATTGGGGTCCACCCAAGAAAAAAGAGAGCCCGACAAATGAGGATGATCACCTGGGTGTGTTAGTTCCAGCAGGAGATGTGTCACAATCCCAAGTCAAGAAAAAAGATTCTCTTCATTTAGGTCTCACCTCGGGAGAGAGAACCAAGGGCCCCCTATGTGCCAAAAGAAAACGAGGAAGGGACTCAAGGAAGATTGAGTCTGTTTCCAATTGTGATAGAGAGAGCAAATCtgaatttagcataaaaaatgAAGAAGGAAACATCAAGGAAAAGGAGCCATCACTGCAACAAATTGATGGAATGAAACAGCAGAACAACGAATTTGCTATTAAGATACACAATATTGAAGAATCTGGAGATAAG GCTACTAAACTATCAGACAGAGATGAAAACCACTTAAACAAATGTACTAATTATAAATCCGGGAGGAAGTCGGCTACAGGGAAGCATGAG GATTCTAAAAGGCCTCGTACCATTAAAGATCATGGTGAAGAACTGGTTGGCGCTAGAATAAAAGTTTGGTGGCCATTGGATGATGC GTTTTATGAGGCAGTCATTTCTTCTTTTGATCCTGTGAAAAAGAAACATAAG GTTGTATATGTTGATGGTGTGGTAGCACACTTGACTCTACAAAAAGAACGATGGGAGATGCTTGAAGACAATTCATCTCAAAAG GTTGATACGCACAGGAAGCAGCTAAAGGATACTTCTGCTTCTGGAATTaaacagaagaagaagaagaagaaaactaaTATTAAAGTGCACAATATTGAAGAATCTGGAGATAAG GACTCTAAAAGGCCTCGTACCATCAAAGATTACGGTGAAGAACTGGTTGGCGCTAGAATAAAAGTTTGGTGGCCATTGGATGAAAA GTTTTACGAGGCAACCATTTCTTCTTTTGATCCTGTGAAAAGGAAACATGAG GTTGTATATGTTGATGGTGTGGTAGAACGCTTGACTCTACATAAAGAACTATGGGAGATGCTTGAAGACAATTCATCTCAAAAG GTTGATACGCACAGGAAGCAGCTAaaggatacttcttcttctggAATTaaacagaagaagaagaagaagaaaactaaTATTAAAGTGCACAATATTGAAGAACATGGAGATAAG GACTCTAAAAGGCCTCGTATCATCAAAGATTACGGTGAAGAACTGGTTGGCGCTAGAATAAAAGTTTGGTGGCCATTGGATGAAAA GTTTTACGAGGCAACCATTTCTTCTTTTGATCCTGTGAAAAGGAAACATGAG GTTTTATATGTTGATGGTATTGTAGAAATCTTGTCTCTACATAAAGAACGATGGGAGATGCTTGAAGACAATTCATCTCAAAAG GACCATGGAATAGACTTTCAAGGCCTTGCTGTTTCATCTGTTAC GCTAAGTGATACAACACCACCCCTGAAGACTTATTTTAGAAGAAAGTGA